The following are encoded together in the Periplaneta americana isolate PAMFEO1 chromosome 5, P.americana_PAMFEO1_priV1, whole genome shotgun sequence genome:
- the LOC138700239 gene encoding succinate dehydrogenase [ubiquinone] flavoprotein subunit, mitochondrial-like codes for MEKDNWLWHMYDTVKGSDWLGDQDAIHYMTKDAPRAVTELEHYGMPFSRTQDGKIYQRAFGGQRLDYGKGAVAHRTCAVADFTGHAMLHTLYGQSLRYDIKYFVEYYVLDILMTGNKCVGVIALCLEDGTFHRFQAINTILCTGGSERCYLSSTTAHTVTGDGTAMVSRANLPLQDMEFVQFHPTGLYGSGVLITEGSRGEGGYLVNSEEERFMERHAPTAKDLAPRDIVSRSITSEIMEGRGVGPEKDHIHLQIFHLPRETLVKKLPGVLRAAKTFAGVDATETYIPVIPTVHYNMGGIPTNYKGEVINHTNEKDSIVEGLYAAGECACVVHGANRLGANSILETVVFGRACAFAVTEKNCPGDKMCPLPQNAGEESIATLDWFRYSSGCVSVSSLRLDMQKIMQKHAAVVRNEELLKEGIKSLTDMFQNLNDIKVGDTSLVWNTALIEALELQNLLTNALQIIVAAEARKESRGAHYRTDYKKREDEYDYSKPVDCQKKRDFKDHFRKHTLTWFNDDTGEVNVTYRAVIDCSLDAKEAPFIPPIPRVY; via the exons GAATGCCTTTCAGCCGCACACAAGATGGGAAAATATACCAGAGAGCTTTTGGAGGCCAAAGACTTGACTATGGAAAAGGCGCTGTTGCTCACAG AACTTGTGCTGTAGCAGACTTCACTGGTCATGCTATGCTCCATACACTTTATGGTCAATCTCTTCGTTATGATATCAAATATTTTGTAGAGTACTATGTGCTGGATATTCTTATGACTGGTAATAAATGTGTCGGAGTAATCGCATTGTGTTTGGAAGATGGAACATTTCACCGATTTCAAGCAATTAATACA ATTCTTTGCACTGGAGGCTCAGAGCGATGTTATTTGTCGTCCACAACAGCTCACACTGTTACTGGAGATGGTACTGCAATGGTTTCAAGAGCGAATCTTCCTTTGCAGGATATGGAGTTTGTACAGTTTCATCCAACTG gactGTATGGTTCAGGAGTACTAATAACAGAAGGGAGTCGAGGTGAAGGAGGATATCTTGTAAATAGTGAAGAGGAACGATTTATGGAACGTCATGCACCAACAGCTAAAGATCTTGCCCCACGAGATATTGTTTCAAGATCTATTACCTCTGAAATTATGGAAGGAAG AGGTGTTGGCCCAGAAAAAGACCACATACATCTACAAATTTTCCATTTACCACGTGAAACGCTTGTGAAAAAGTTACCAGGGGTTCTGCGGGCTGCAAAAACTTTTGCAGGTGTGGATGCAACTGAAACGTATATTCCAGTAATTCCAACTGTTCATTACAATATGGGTGGTATCCCTACCAACTATAAGGGTGAG GTAATCAATCATACGAATGAGAAAGACAGTATTGTTGAAGGTTTGTATGCAGCAGGAGAATGTGCTTGTGTTGTACATGGAGCTAATCGTCTAGGAGCAAATTCAATTTTAGAAACAGTGGTGTTTGGGCGTGCTTGTGCTTTCGCCGTAACAGAAAAGAATTGCCCTGGAGATAAAATGTGTCCACTTCCACAG AATGCAGGAGAAGAAAGCATAGCTACTTTAGATTGGTTCCGATATTCTTCTGGATGTGTATCTGTTTCCTCACTAAGACTTGACATGcaaaaaataatgcagaaacatgctgCTGTTGTACGCAATGAAGAATTACTGAAGGAGGGCATAAAAAGTCTGACTGATATGTTTCAAAACTTGAATGATATTAAG GTGGGGGACACAAGCCTTGTGTGGAACACTGCATTAATAGAAGCACTTGAGCTTCAAAATCTTTTGACAAATGCCTTGCAAATTATTGTTGCTGCTGAAGCTCGCAAAGAGTCCCGAGGTGCTCATTACAGGACAGATTATAAA aaacgagaagatgaatatgattattcaaaACCTGTTGACTGTCAGAAGAAACGTGACTTTAAAGATCACTTTAGGAAGCATACCCTTACTTGGTTCAACGATGATACTGGTGAA GTAAACGTGACATACCGCGCAGTTATTGACTGTTCATTGGATGCCAAAGAAGCACCATTTATTCCACCAATTCCAAGAGTGTACTGA